One Zingiber officinale cultivar Zhangliang chromosome 10B, Zo_v1.1, whole genome shotgun sequence genomic window, TCTGGATAGAGAAGCTCTCTCATAAGATATGAATTTTATGTCAGTATGTTGGAGGTTTATAATGAGATGATCAGAGATCTTCTTGCAGATAGTCCCGACCAACTCTCAAAGAGGTAGAATTATCCTGGAAGGATTTGTAATCATGCATGAAAACTGTTTTGTTACCTCTTGCCAAGTAAAGGTTCAATTTGTTGGGCTTTGTTGTTTTTCTGATGGTTGGATATAAAGCAAGCATCAGATGGGACGCAAGATGTGCCTGGCCTTTTAGAACCTCAAGTTGGCAGTATAGATGATGTCTGGGAAATTCTGACAAATGGAGGAAGAAATAGATCTGTGGGGTCAACAAACGCTAACGAGCTGAGTAGCCGCTCTCACTCGTGAGTTTCTTCCTATTTTCCATTCAAATTAtgctttttgttttatgataatcTTATCTATACTAGTGCTTCTTCCTCTTAGTTGGAATAAGGCATGCTTGTATTCAAAGTTGTGTGATACTAAATGTATTTCTCTTCAATAATGTGTAGGTTTGGCATAATTATAGCTTTGATAGTCATATAATAGGAAACAATGGGATCAAGCTTGCTGGGTTCCATGTGGATACCATGCATCTTGCACAACTTTTTGATTCTTCTAGGACAACTGATGAGGGTTATTCACTTGAAGCACTTACAAGTGACCCAAAGATCATGTCTCAAGGAAACTCAGATGATGATGTTGAATTAATCAGTGGAAAGATGTCAATGAAATCCATCTTTGGtaagaaaaaattaaagaaagatgGAACTGAAGGAAAaattatcacacttcctcctgttgatattctacaaagagaagaacgAAGATCGTGGATCAGATATTCTGCTTTAGATGCAATGAATACATTAAAACTTTTTAATCGCTTGAAAGAAAAACTTATGCATGTACCATGGTTTTTGAAAGGCAGTATACAAGGAACAATGTATGACTTCTATGAAAAGTGCTGGCGCCCTTTTGGTGTTCTATTAGTAAAGATGGAATCTGAAGGAATTCTGGTCGATAAAGTCCATCTATCAAAGATTGAAAAGCTCGTTGTTGGTGATAAGCAAATAGTTGCAGATAAATTCAGATGGTGGGCATCCAAGTACTGTGAGGATGCCAAGTATATGAATGTGGGAAGTAATACTCAAATAAGGCAGTTGCTATTTGATGACACATCGAGGAGGTacttaatatttctttttagctATAGTTGTTTCTAACATTTTTACAATGTCGTATGGCCACACCAAAATGCCAAACACTATAGTTGATTACTAAAGTCTCCAAACACTATAGTTGATTACTagactttttaaaattttcccaTGAAGTTTACAGCATTTTGACAGATTTTTTTTTAGCTACCAGTTTGTTGACTGTCAATTTTTATCAAGATTGGCGGAAGCCCCAGATTTGATCATTTTCCTAGAGTAAGCATGCCTTGTTTGAATATTTCATTTATAATTGCTTTATATATTGCCTGCTCAATAGTACTTGGAAGACCAAATTTACCTTGTTGGTTATCAAGTTGCATGTTGCAGTGATGGAAGATGGTAGAAGTATTGTGAAAAAAATCTTGAGTATGTTTTGTTCTGATTtgcttggtaaagcttttctatGTTTATGCAGGTGGTCTATGTGTGCACCAATCAAGGTTGTTTGATGTTATGATTGTTACATATCAAGTTAATCACACTGTTTATGAACTGCTTTACCTGTTTATCAGATGAGTTCAACCCTATTATTGAATCAACAGTTCTGTAATTTTTCCCTTTTTGTCATTATGTTTTGCAGAGGTCGAAATGAGATGAATTTTGAGTCAAAGTTGTTGTCGAAGTTATTTAAGGTCCTTAATACTGAGAAAATTTTTGAAGAAGGGAAGAAAGCTCCTCTCAAGTATTGAACAATTCATTTACATAAGATTTGTGAAGGTTTGCAAACCGATATGTATACAACTAGTGGGTTTCTGTCTTTAAGTGCTGATGCTCTAAAAGTATTTGCTGGAAACATCCCCAGCAATCATATTTATCGGATCGATAATGCATGTAATGATGAGTATGTCACTGAAGAAGGGATAATGGATAACCACAAGCTGTCAGATACAGGGACAGATTATGAAGACTGCTCTTATGGTATTGCATTTGAGGCATTCGGAGGAGGCAATAAAGGAAGGGAGGCTTGTGAAGCTATTGCTGCTCTTTGTGAAACTTCTGCCATTGATTCACTGATAACAAATTTCATTATTCCCTTGCAGGTAAATTGATGAAACATATGTTCTTGCTTGCAAAATTTTTGTGTGAAGTGGAGAAATGTTGCCTTATAACAGATTATTTCAAATGTGCAGATCAAAGAAGCTGAGTAAACAAGTAAAAGTTACCAGCAAAAGGTTACTTCTCTGTTTTTATTCTTTGCTGTatttaagtagaccaaatgatacctttctttgaCAGATTAGAatagtggatgttttaactcagaaaactaggcatttgaaggtgaaaagtggtgagattagggaaaggaaaggcgcaagaagaatggagcagtatagcaagttgaacagattctgattcttataatttaatgtagcctcagcttgatttttgactcacgatgttctaccttgatgtgtacaatatctattagcttttgatgtaaaaaaaatattttttattttatagataCTGTTGGAATATTTATGAAtagtgaatatttgtgtattttatggatctaTTAGCTTTTaatgtaagaagaatatttatgtaatttttgaatatttgtgtattttatggatattgttagaagaagaatatttgtgtaatttgtgaatatttgtgtattttcttggatactgtcggtttttcactgtttcggaaatcgaatttgtgttgttaaacaatactgatattacatcgattttccaccactgcaaaaccggtgtctttaactaatattacatcggtcgtataccgctgccaaaactggtgttattaacatataatattacatcggttttacacccaatgtcattaagtgatactacatcggtttaacccgatgtctaaaatgacagacattttacatcgccttcatagatatcagtcgaaaatgtaatagacatcggtggaaaaccgatgtctatgagggtttttgttgtagtggttagtctccctatgtttaagattacgaatgtccactgattaagtaagttactgacaactcacttaattaatatctagctccaagagtagtaccactcaacttcattgtcatgtcggactatgtccacctgcagggtttaacatgacaatccttatgagctcctcttggggacattctcaacttagataactgggacacagattccttctataatcaacaacacatactataagtaatatcatttcccaacttatcgggcatattgatttattgagctaaacctcaccctttgataagtcaaagaaataaatattaaatatatatgcttgttattatattaggattaagagcacacacttccataataactaaggtctatttcttttactaagtcagtacaaaatgaacttacctaaatgatcctactcaatacacttaaagtgtatcagtgtaatttattagtcaagataaactaatacttaattacactacgactattctgatggtttgttcctttccatcttagtcgtgagcaatggtttataatttatagagaaccaacaacctgatcttctgagtgtgacaccacactccatgttatctgctatataaattaattgaacaattacatttaacaaataaatgcagatattgaccaatgtgattcttttatttcaaaaataaatatttagaaaagctaggcttttagtatacactccaacaatctcccacttatactaaaagactaagcttccatatctattgccatacatctaattctcatcccctccacatgccgatcaaaagcttttgccggaagggcctttgtgaaaggatctgccaggttatctgctgatgcgatcttagcgacgacaacttctcctcgcttgacgatgtctcgtatcaggtggtacttgcgctctatatatttacttgccttatgggctcgtggttccttcgagtttgcaactgcaccgctattatcacaataaattatgatgattttgggcaaaccaggaatcacatctaagtccattagaaagttcatgagccatacagcttctttggctacctcagaggctaccatatactcagcttccatggttgagtccgaaacgcatttctatttaacactcctccatgcaatagctccacctcctagagtaaacacatagcctgacgtagacttactattgtccctatatgattggaaatacgaatccgtgtaacctacagggagcaaatcgtctgcttggtaaactagcatatagtctctagtccatctcaggtactttaatatatattttacagcagtccaatgtccttgtccagggttactctgatatctgctaaccatgcccacggtaaaatagatatcaggtcacGTACAcatcattgcatacataaggcttcctacagctgaggcataaggaactgccttcatgtcctctatctcctttgatgccttcggagacatctctttagataaaagctactccatgcctaaaaggtaagaaacctttcttggagttttacatgctaaaatgagcaagaattgtatctatatataaagcttaggatagacacaacattcttttcttgtgatcccttataactttgatcccaagaatatgtgcacattctcctaagtctttcatatcaaattgtttggacaaccatacccttacgtccgataataccttgacattgttaccaattaacaaaatatcatttacgtatagtacaagaaatactaccacgtttctgttacacttcttgtatacacaagactcattcggacactaaataaatccatatgactgaattacttcattaaaccggatgttctaagaccttgaagcttgctttagtccataaatggaccgattgagcttacacactagatgctctttgcccttttcaatgaacccttctggttgcttcatatggatgttttcttcaaaacttccgttaaggaaagctgtcttgacatctatttgccaaatctcataatccatataatcGGCAATGgataagcatgactaccggtgaaaaagtctcctcataatcgattccgtctttctgagtaTACGGtttcgtaacaagccttgctttgaaggtttctacattcccatctatccctcttttccttttgtagatccacttgcatctaatGGATTTTaaaccatcaggtggttctacaagctcccaaaccttattagaatacatagattctatttgggaattcattgccttttgccaagatactgcatttatatcttggaatgcttcatcatatgttcagggatcatgttcatgtttacctgggatcaagtccgaagactctcccaaaaacatgaatctctcaggttgcctcacaaccctcccactacgacgaggcactgtctctggctgtgtatcatgtgtgacacgtgttgcagtttcttgtggtacttcatcttgtactgttggtactaaagtagacgtgccctctctaatttcttctaggacaatttcactcatgggcttatggttcattacataatcttcttctaaaaattgagcattggtgttaacaatgattttctgatttttaggattataaaacaaaccacctttcgttcccttaggatatcccacaaacagacaaacatttgtacgtgattccaacttgtcagtatctcccttcagcacatgtgctggactaccccatatccggatatgattcagactaggctttcgcccattccataattccatgggagtagaaggaactattttagaaggtaccatattcagaatgtacactgttgtttctagagcatatccccaaaacgaatttggtaattttgaataactcatcatcgatctaaccatttccataagagtcctattccttcattctgctacaccattctgttggggtgtaccaggtgtagacaattgggattgaatcccgacttctgataagtaattcctaaactctccaaagaggtattcgccaccacggtctgaccatagtgtcttgatactgttaccaagacgtttctccacatcagccctatattctttgaacttgtcaaagcattcagacttgcggcgcatcaggtaaatatatccgtatcttgaataatcgtctataaaggagacgaagtattcataaccacctcttgtctggatagacataggaccacacaaatcagaatgaactagttctaacacatctttggctctataccccttagccttaaaaggtctcttggtcattttaccttccaagcaagattcacatgttggaaagttttccaactctaatgaacccaagagtccatcggctacaagcctttgaatcctacttaagttaatatgtccaagccttagatgccaaagatatgcttggttcatttccgaaggttcttttctcttattcgagtaagaagatgtgttattaattttcatattttgctttatgggagaaattggatttaaagtgtataaattaccaaccaatgcaccagaacagataatcaccttatatctctttataacgacattgttactaaaggaaactgaatatccatccaaatacagtttagaaactgaaattaaattctttctaaaattgggtacataaagacaatttattaaaactaatttcctattcctatcaaatgataaccagacgtctcccattgcaacagccgccaccttagtagcattgcccatgtagacagttatctcgaCATCAAATAGtcaccgggtttcctggaacccctgcaaagaattgcagacatgatcagtggctcccgtatctacacacaggtgctggtagataacaccgctaaacatgtttcaactactagagcatgagatatacctttattattctggtTCCTATGAGGACAtcccgctttccaatgtccagactgcaagcagatgaagcacttgcccttcggcttcttcattccagctttctgtcttgtaccctgaggtttattcaccttctttgctgaaaagacctatttctttttcttcttgcctttcgacttagaagtagaaccattttcagtatagtgaatttgagaactgtgacgaaatattccttctgctgcctgtagttttgtcagaagtcccgccaacgtatactctcttttgttcatgttatagttcaggcggaactgctcaaaacttctgggtagcgtttggagaattatatcgacctggggttccccatcgatttctcctccaaggacttgtatttcattcagataagccatcattttgaggatatgatcccttacgggtgtccccttagacatggtgactgtcattagctttctcattgcctcttgcctagcagtccgactctggtgcacaaagagttctttgagaatgttcattatatcataagctgttggtaaatcttgatgttgatgttgcaatacatttgacattgatgccaaaatgtaacaccgcgccatctcatcagattttagccatttcttatgatactcaatctcctctggggtagagtcacagtcaggtgcatcagggcaagcctcagtcagtacaaacttatagctctcaacagtaagaacaatgtccaggtttcttttccaatctctaTAGTTTGGACCactaagtttgttctctttcagtataatggccagtgggttgaaagtcatcctaagaatcacaaaaattaactttggtcaagactctaaatttagaataatatagattcctcaaacaatactattttaaattaaccaacacctcaaatcaccatgaatattgcatgccacgttagtgtggacgtatacaaattcaacatttgtaagaggagggtgtgccccattaattttattatcttgtcatcctaattttatgataaataaaattaatagttggtttcactttggtcacacaatacaatagcagtgactctgttggggagaatactattgaatgcgtctaagtgtataccatactaagtccattaaataggattgtgccctttcagttggagaagattacacgctcctaaataattttctataaccatccattaaggaaatttgatctagtgatctgcaacaacccatccgttgtggagggaggcactcagagccaacacgcaagcttgttgcatcacttacaaaccagtaatggagaccatgggatttattaaaatccctctcccacatagttatttaaaatgaggaattttaaactatcctaatatacatcaaatgcatacacacacatcatagtaaataaaagcaataaatatgaaaattattttccaactattatggtctttttctgttactgtcctccatgtgctccaaccctagttgctgccatctttagccaccgccatcaggtcgagtcatcgcatccatcttgtttcttatttcgctgcgcctctagtgattcaaaagtaccacacctcgcaagaatccgatccgcgacaaaaatagaattttacatatatcgatcctatattccacgagggaatgtacatgtattctagatcgaacaaataataaaattctaaaaataatacagcttttgctgtattttatacatacaatcatgcatacaaataatgcccttgacatgtccaagggtccaatcacacacaatatcaataagccataatagttggagcttgcaaccaaagagttagcacatcctactattatcctgcctaaattatgtatgacatgtgcataatctatttgaattctaaacacacggaggcaaaccctagctctgataccaattgttggttaatcgtaggaaaacgtaccggttccactgtacaaaaatttttgtaccagtgtcgaacctttccttaaataacctattgtgttctttagaagttaaactaggaatcgcagacgaaacttaacatcattgattccaaatttaacttatctgttcttgatgatttagatttgaatcgcaagcagaacttaacactattgattcaaatctacctaagttattaattttattaaatattaatttccaaaattgacttccagaactgcatggcgaggcatatgaccttcttggatatgggagcaaccaccaccaccgcctaggcaaagccttttaaggaaagctaatatttaatttccttaaataactctaggttaacccaaaagaacaatcgaatcataaatttgaaaaagaagaaaatacaaactcaaaaattaaattcgataaactagatctaattgcctcttgtatttagaattcttacaaagaaaataactagtatgatgtggaagaaaactactagttataccttctctttgtaagctaatgacctcgagatcttctgccgtattcctcgcctcaccttggacgtcgtgtgggtgacatgtaacacccatgaaatgataagctatacctatgagtatttttcctctagaataaaaaaaaaggagaaatggaaatagaaaccaaaataaaataaaaaggaaatgaggttaaggtttgaaccttgaacctcccacaaataatagagttacattggtgtatggtaaccacttgGATAATGAAtgatagatgaatagaaaagaatggaaattgtagttaagagtaagaagatagttaagtaaaggaataagagaaaaccaagtagcttacctcctcttcctcttggttaaggaaagaagcaagcaaaagccaagttgctttccttcctttctttcctctaatttcgtgggaattaagagggggtagagatagaggggttaaggggatgaatgaagacatgtttcatttacatgagaaataaataggattgagagaagaaaagaaagttgttaatccttccttcttcttcttcctcctccttctttctccttcttccttctccaccgagacatagagccctctctccctcatttctaaaaaccaagctaaggttttctctccaagAGAACTAATttctaagaaggagtctcaaggtttactccttacaagaaagagaaaacaaaatgaagaactaggaagagaagctccttcttcctccttaagggtaccactttctttaggatcaacaagtgaaaggatgtaagtatcccgtcacctgtggtacaagttgtttatgttttccataagattagaatgcttaaaacctaggatcacaaagtggaactttcggccaagtgtagatgaatgacctaggaaagcttaagacctaaactaaccatgttcactatgtccttatgatatgtaggccatgataagagattggtttggttttcttatgcttgtatgttgctttaaacTTAACCTCATGAtcctaaggtgttcggccaagtcatgaataaaaaggattagggaagttaaaaatttaggttatcatgctcatgatcTTCTCTATGAAATAGTATGAAagattctaagtgtttgcatgcttgtatgttgtttagagtttatcttcctcttcatgaaactttcggccactatccaaatttagggttaaaggaagctaaaaatttaacatagcatgctcatgtatctccttatgatatgatatgaatttagctagatatttatgcttgcatgttgcttagagcttgatttcctcttcatgaatgtttcgACCAAGGAAAAAATTTAGGGttaaaggaagctaaaaatttaacctagcatgctcatgtatctctttatgatatgatatgaatttagctagatatttatgcttgcatgttgcttagagcttggtttcctcttcatgaatgtttcggccaaggacacaatttagggttaaaggaagctaaaaatttaacctagcatgctcatgtatctctttatgatatgatatgaatttagctagatatttatgcttgcatgttgcttagagcttggtttcctcttcatgaatgtttcggccaaggacaaactttagggttcaaggaagctaaaaatttaacctaacatgctcatgtatctccttatgatatgatatgaatttagctagatatttatgcttgcatgttgcttagagcttggtttcctcttcatgaatgttACGGCCAAggacaaattttagggttcaaggaagctaaaaatttaacctagcatgctcatgtatctccttatggtatgatatgaatttagctagatatttatgcttgcatgttgcttagagcttggtttcctcttcatgaatgtttcggccaaggataaattttagggttcaaggaagctaaaaatttaacctagcatgctcatgtatctccttatgatatgatatgaatttagctagatatttatgcttgcatgttgcttagagcttggtttcctcttcataaatgtttcggccaagggcaaattttagggttcaaggaagctaaaaatttaacctagggttcaaggaagctaaaaatttaacctagcatgctcatgtatctccttatgatatgatatgaatttagcttgatattcatgcttgtatgttattggaatttattttccttcttcatgaaccttcggccatgataaggatcaaaacctaggaaagcttagaaatgtgattaacatgcttatgaccttccttgtgatatgatatgaagttaacatgagattcttatgctcgTATGCgttttagagtttaagttcatactcttgaactttcggccattatGGGTTTAGAAGCCTAGATATGCCTCACATgttacgttatgaattaagagatgttatttaatgattccatgcatgatcatgccttttctatgataggtgttGTGTTCATTTACGTatacttatgaaccatgcatgattatgtctcttatgatgtgctatgtgctcaaatatgcatgctttattatatgacaaataacatgctcaattatgtatgcttatgacccatgcataataatgtctcttatgatgtgctatgtgcccaaatatgcatgctttatgatatgataagcaaaggcctaagagttgcttcccttcttgttgggattaagagcactctttatgacacgataagtgaaggcctaagagttgcttccctttggggattaagagcacttttcatgatatgataagataagatatgctatgctatgacatgaaccatgatatgctattttactttgtatggcttgtaccaagggtgggctccataagcgcccctaggccgacggactatgaacaggtctagtaaagggatggactccttagtacgcccctagatcgacggtcgtagtacggacctagatccctagtaggttcgaggctagctaccctatcctagggattgcgcgcatttatgtatgtatgtggtacaagctgggccctcatgatgatattatgttcaagtactatatgatatattttaagacatcttgcatatgacatgacatatgttttaaaagacatcttgcatgagaTGATGGATGATATATGatgtgatatagcatgatgttctttatgatttatgatatgacatgctatgctcttatgatttatatgacatgatgatttatgatatgatatagcatgatgttctttatgatttatgatatgacatgctatgctcttatgatttatatgacatgatgatttatgatgtgatacaacatgatgttctttatgagataataggttatgatgctatgtattcaccatatgatgttagatgattatattcC contains:
- the LOC122029130 gene encoding DNA polymerase I A, chloroplastic-like; translation: MEDEVTELHSIPPTPPPELVAVMAVHSRPPISTPPSQLHSPSLMRSPLLPSATPRMRGYLEEIGHLTKLDPQDTWLPITESRNGNAYYSAFHTLTSGIATLPSPTSVWHNYSFDSHIIGNNGIKLAGFHVDTMHLAQLFDSSRTTDEGYSLEALTSDPKIMSQGNSDDDVELISGKMSMKSIFGKKKLKKDGTEGKIITLPPVDILQREERRSWIRYSALDAMNTLKLFNRLKEKLMHVPWFLKGSIQGTMYDFYEKCWRPFGVLLVKMESEGILVDKVHLSKIEKLVVGDKQIVADKFRWWASKYCEDAKYMNVGSNTQIRQLLFDDTSRSTWKTKFTLLVIKLHVAVMEDGRSGLCVHQSRLFDVMIVTYQVNHTVYELLYLGRNEMNFESKLLSKLFKVLNTEKIFEEGKKAPLNADALKVFAGNIPSNHIYRIDNACNDEYVTEEGIMDNHKLSDTGTDYEDCSYGIAFEAFGGGNKGREACEAIAALCETSAIDSLITNFIIPLQIKEAE